The Huiozyma naganishii CBS 8797 chromosome 1, complete genome genome window below encodes:
- the RSA3 gene encoding Rsa3p (similar to Saccharomyces cerevisiae RSA3 (YLR221C); ancestral locus Anc_8.436), whose translation MSQGDIDVVKKSNSKKSRRRKKRRTADVSDSSSSDSSDQEVLDQPTEEATTDAPIQVSDVELSDDDMGENAQKAATEMHDETNMREKLSGIPFTTTELSVKTQYTNRSGAANPELNLNKIKDTIAHANETLDAQLGLHNGSKGSLDTELKNKYLELLFENYGDDINGLKDAPDFTNKSLVLLANVLKDGSKMFDVDTLKTIVGSK comes from the coding sequence ATGTCGCAGGGTGATATTGATgtggtgaagaagagcaattCTAAGAAGTCTCgtagaagaaagaagagaagaactGCAGACGTTTCGGACTCCTCATCCTCTGATTCGTCCGACCAGGAGGTTCTAGATCAACCCACAGAGGAAGCAACGACAGATGCTCCGATTCAGGTATCTGACGTTGAATTGTCAGACGATGACATGGGGGAGAACGCCCAGAAGGCTGCAACGGAGATGCATGACGAGACGAACATGAGGGAGAAGCTAAGCGGTATACCGTTCACGACGACCGAACTCTCGGTAAAGACACAGTATACGAACCGAAGTGGAGCGGCAAACCCAGAACTAAAtctgaacaagatcaaggACACAATTGCGCATGCGAACGAGACGCTGGATGCACAATTGGGGCTACACAATGGGTCGAAGGGCAGTCTGGACACcgaattgaagaacaaataCTTGGAGCTCCTGTTCGAGAACTACGGTGACGATATAAACGGTTTGAAGGACGCACCTGATTTTACGAACAAATCCTTGGTGCTCTTGGCGAACGTTTTGAAGGACGGGTCGAAAATGTTCGACGttgacactttgaagaccaTTGTTGGGTCCAAATAG
- the UTP13 gene encoding U3 snoRNA-associated protein UTP13 (similar to Saccharomyces cerevisiae UTP13 (YLR222C); ancestral locus Anc_8.435) — protein MKFFIKKVHLIAAHRIAPTHRRGLQEAAREMDLKTSYANLELAPIYGGSSAVATISEDGSILATPLLDEINVIQLHPTRQKLQTISNEDEQEITALKLTADGKYLCFTSQAQLLKIVEVATGKVMRSMKISSPSYIMDSEATSTLVAVGGTDGSIIVVDIENGYVTHSFKGHGGTISCLKFFGEANSNVWLLASGDTNGMIKVWNLVTRKCTHTVQEHTSAVRGIDIRSISDDTKSMQLQMISGGRDDVVNYWELDNKKKCKLLQTIPAHQQVEQCGFIASPGHKNLIYTSGGDAIMQFISLEKGSIVKKSKKPIEELFIIGVLPISQGEKLISVMSDQSLHYLDVESNLKATNEEELTYESALAGNHGTIADMVFVGPKFQHLALATNSPTLRIIPTPLDDSTVDTNNLLPIDVDMYEGHEDLLNAVDATEDGLWLATASKDKTAIVWRYDDETAKFKPYAKFIGHSSSVTAVGLPNVMLRHWPEFLLTASNDLTIKKWNIPKPSDKMEGIHLIKGSEYTRRAHEKDINALSVSPNDSVFATASYDKTSKIWDLETGELTATLANHKRGLWDVSFCQYDKLLATCSGDKTIKIWSLDTFSVVRTLEGHTNAVQRCHFINKQTQLVSSGADGLIKIWDCSSGECVKTLDGHANRIWALTIQRDGELIASADADGVFQFWTDCSEQQREQDLEREKELVEQEQSLQNYLANEDWANAFLLAITLDHPMRLFNVLRQSLHYSPESEKRDETVIFNKELDHVISTLTSDQLVLLMKRCRDWNTNAKTHTVAQCAIRCILLKHNIAELSEIPGMIKIIDGIVPYTQRHFARVDNLVEQSFILDYALVEMDKLF, from the coding sequence atgaaatttttcataAAGAAAGTGCATCTCATCgcagctcatcgcatcgcacCAACTCACCGAAGAGGTCTACAAGAAGCAGCGCGAGAAATGGATCTGAAGACTAGCTATGCCAATTTGGAACTGGCCCCAATCTATGGAGGCAGCAGTGCTGTAGCGACCATATCGGAAGATGGCTCCATTCTTGCTACACCGCTGTTAGATGAGATTAACGTTATTCAATTGCATCCAACAAGGCAGAAGCTGCAAACGATCTCGAACGAAGACGAGCAAGAAATCACCGCATTGAAATTGACCGCAGATGGTAAATACCTGTGTTTTACGTCCCAGGCACAACTTCTGAAGATTGTGGAGGTTGCAACGGGAAAAGTGATGAGATCAATGAAGATTTCCTCACCTTCGTACATCATGGATTCGGAGGCCACGTCTACATTGGTGGCTGTTGGTGGGACAGATGGTAgtattattgttgttgatattgAGAACGGGTACGTCACGCATTCCTTCAAGGGTCATGGTGGGACCATTTCCTGCTTAAAGTTTTTCGGTGAAGCGAACAGCAACGTTTGGTTGCTTGCATCTGGTGACACCAACGGTATGATCAAAGTTTGGAATCTGGTAACGAGAAAGTGCACCCATACCGTCCAGGAACATACATCTGCAGTGAGAGGTATCGATATCCGTTCTATTTCTGACGACACCAAGTCCATGCAATTACAAATGATTTCTGGTGGGAGAGACGATGTCGTTAACTACTGGGAACTGGAtaacaagaagaagtgCAAGCTGCTTCAGACGATACCCGCTCATCAACAAGTAGAGCAGTGTGGGTTTATAGCGAGTCCGGGGCATAAAAACCTCATTTACACATCAGGCGGGGATGCTATCATGCAGTTTATATCCTTAGAAAAGGGCAGCATTGTcaagaagagcaaaaaacCTATTGAAGAGCTTTTCATCATTGGTGTTCTCCCAATTTCTCAGGGGGAAAAACTGATTTCTGTGATGTCCGATCAATCACTGCATTATCTAGATGTCGAGTCCAATCTCAAAGCCACCAACGAAGAAGAGCTTACTTACGAGTCTGCGCTTGCCGGTAATCACGGCACTATTGCCGACATGGTATTTGTTGGTCCAAAATTCCAACATTTGGCCTTGGCAACGAATTCCCCTACGCTACGGATTATACCTACACCTCTTGACGACTCAACAGTGGATACCAACAATCTGTTACCAATTGATGTGGACATGTACGAGGGGCACGAAGATTTGCTGAATGCTGTGGATGCTACTGAAGATGGCCTGTGGCTTGCCACAGCTTCAAAGGATAAGACCGCTATTGTTTGGAGATATGACGACGAAACGGCTAAATTTAAGCCTTACGCAAAATTCATTGGCCATTCCTCCTCTGTGACTGCCGTCGGTCTTCCGAATGTCATGCTGAGACATTGGCCAGAGTTCTTACTCACCGCTTCCAACGATTTGACTatcaagaaatggaatATTCCTAAGCCTAGCGACAAAATGGAGGGAATCCACTTAATCAAGGGTTCCGAATACACACGCCGTGCACACGAAAAGGATATCAACGCTCTTTCAGTCTCTCCAAACGATTCTGTTTTCGCTACTGCGTCGTATGATAAAACAAGCAAAATATGGGATCTTGAAACGGGGGAGTTGACTGCGACTCTAGCTAACCACAAGCGTGGTTTGTGGGATGTATCCTTCTGTCAGTATGACAAACTGCTTGCGACATGTTCCGGTGACAAGACAATCAAGATATGGTCGCTGGATACTTTTTCAGTCGTGAGAACTTTAGAAGGTCACACAAATGCTGTGCAGAGGTGCCACTTCataaacaaacaaacgCAACTAGTTAGCAGTGGTGCAGATGGGTTAATAAAGATTTGGGACTGTTCTTCAGGGGAATGTGTCAAGACATTAGACGGACACGCCAACAGGATATGGGCTTTGACAATACAGCGGGACGGTGAACTGATCGCCAGCGCAGATGCCGACGGGGTGTTCCAGTTCTGGACCGATTGCTCCGAGCAGCAGCGCGAGCAGGATttggagagagagaaggaACTTGTGGAACAGGAGCAGTCGTTGCAAAACTATTTGGCTAACGAGGACTGGGCCAATGCTTTCCTACTAGCCATTACGCTTGATCACCCCATGAGACTGTTCAACGTGTTGCGTCAGTCCCTGCACTACTCTCCCGAAAGTGAGAAGCGCGACGAGACGGTTATCTTCAATAAAGAGCTAGACCATGTCATATCCACGCTGACCAGTGATCAGTTGGTGCTTCTGATGAAGAGGTGTAGGGACTGGAATACGAACGCAAAGACGCATACTGTGGCGCAATGTGCGATTCGTTGTATTCTACTTAAGCACAATATTGCCGAGTTAAGCGAGATACCTGGGATGATTAAGATCATAGACGGTATCGTCCCCTACACACAAAGGCATTTTGCGCGTGTGGACAACCTCGTCGAGCAGAGTTTTATTTTAGATTATGCACTTGTAGAGATGGACAAGCTATTCTAA
- the IFH1 gene encoding Ifh1p (similar to Saccharomyces cerevisiae CRF1 (YDR223W) and IFH1 (YLR223C); ancestral locus Anc_8.434), with protein MAGKKVPVGGAYMPGRSSGKSISSFANRAAATAASAENKRPRRFSLIYSSDSSLSDIDADEKKGKSMSNNSKGKKSKLIAEGNEDGTESSDYGIADSSNSEDDDDDEDDDSEETSSDDDNIDFVKLTAQRKKRVMKALNAIKRGKKPATKHSPADRTTTQSADTVTPPVQGQSSTGPRLPSVQPPQQEEDIGEEVTNAAGKDTPTNELTSLNSNVDQLHVPKFPDSEESDYDIDQETYFNIINDNDDTAGEIDTGGETNEDELPILQQEEQNIVQELQNDDSLSFDGSIHEEGADPVDLENQLLNITGNNNDDDYDEDDEDDDMMSDFDLPFYEDPKFSNLHYNYTDENNNNGEHKLSLSTSLPLILNEKKQSRTQKLEAKRRELKERLKSRKLLKEKVKSSTNKTDGIDGDEYMFGVFFQSDMESPSDSKYEDGSDKRPTLRKQNNTTGSLRNLNGSALIDTSDEEYDNILMDIAHMPSDESDEEHSTGKKIKLEDELGASDIDIDDDDSSVTNVFIDIDDLDPDSFYFQYDDISSSSAYENGSSADEYKDEMRDTVVFAADESTDEDDNLPPPDSRNNNIGTKAKEIVSANVVGLKPPKLGTWETDNKPFSIIDGLSTKSLHSLIQEHQQLHDQTQRGQTTPNSQDSNSIGNGEEMSLNELLNMSELDDDEGENSTPYQSALIADWYNKPKVPLSAFRNKGVSYADDSEYILPSISTRKVPIGYVGVEKTRRKISKMKEMQRQRNEQKRKLKKKRKLLKLKRERARMEKEKALLGEVSQNDAHLLNSNSELAAISVPGSSNENTEGSVPSNGVDDAAATATTAKRDSVQGVGIAEITELLNKDHSGLLTSHADTLSFGDGLMVPADEDAIIDDADADILASLTAPVDFDDLNSKSSTLWKQRRHSIVEAASENMRFTKNGLFSESALADIEGIIGASGSTSGTFEFNEVLQ; from the coding sequence ATGGCTGGGAAGAAAGTGCCCGTTGGCGGTGCGTATATGCCCGGGCGATCCAGTGGGAAAAGTATCAGTTCGTTCGCGAACAGGGCGGCGGCGACGGCAGCGTCGGCGGAGAATAAGAGACCCAGGCGGTTTAGTCTCATATACAGCTCGGATTCGTCGTTGAGTGATATTGACGCGGACGAGAAGAAGGGCAAGAGCATGTCGAATAACTCCAAGGGTAAGAAGAGTAAACTTATAGCGGAGGGTAACGAAGATGGCACGGAATCCTCCGATTACGGTATAGCTGACTCCAGCAATTCAgaggatgatgacgacgatgaggatgacgattCCGAGGAGACAAGCTCGGACGATGATAATATTGATTTTGTGAAACTGACTGCgcagagaaagaaaagggtGATGAAGGCTCTCAATGCAATCAAGAGAGGTAAAAAACCGGCTACGAAACATAGCCCTGCTGATCGTACGACGACACAATCCGCAGACACGGTAACTCCTCCAGTGCAGGGGCAGAGTTCTACTGGACCCCGTCTACCTTCTGTGCAACCACCACAGCAGGAAGAGGATATTGGCGAAGAGGTAACAAATGCCGCTGGGAAGGATACTCCAACAAACGAATTGACGTCGCTCAACAGTAATGTTGATCAATTGCACGTCCCGAAATTCCCTGACTCAGAGGAATCCGATTACGATATCGACCAGGAGACATATTTCAATATCATCAATGATAACGACGACACAGCAGGCGAGATAGATACAGGAGGGGAGACGAATGAGGACGAACTCCCGATCTTGCAGCAGGAGGAACAAAATATTGTGCAGGAGTTGCAGAACGACGATTCGTTGTCCTTCGACGGTAGCATACACGAGGAGGGGGCCGACCCTGTCGATTTGGAAAACCAACTGCTCAACATAACggggaacaacaacgacgacgattacgatgaggacgacgaggatgacgataTGATGTCCGATTTCGACCTCCCCTTCTACGAAGACCCCAAATTCTCAAACTTGCATTACAATTACACAGACgaaaataacaacaacggaGAACACAAACTGAGTCTGAGCACATCGCTGCCGTTGATCTTGAACGAAAAGAAACAGTCTCGCACACAAAAACTGGAGGCAAAGAGGAGAGAGTTAAAGGAGAGACTCAAATCCAGAAAATtattgaaggaaaaagtGAAGAGTAGCACGAATAAGACGGACGGCATTGATGGCGATGAATACATGTTTGGTGtcttctttcaaagcgACATGGAGAGCCCTAGTGACAGTAAGTACGAGGACGGAAGCGACAAGAGGCCCACGCTcaggaaacaaaacaatACCACGGGCTCGCTTCGAAACCTCAACGGATCCGCGTTGATCGACACATCGGATGAAGAATACGACAACATCCTGATGGATATTGCTCATATGCCATCGGATGAAAGCGACGAGGAACACAGTACCGgtaaaaaaattaaattAGAGGACGAACTGGGCGCATCCGATATAGATatcgacgacgacgacagcAGTGTCACAAACGTCTTTATTGATATCGATGACCTAGATCCAGACTCGTTCTACTTCCAGTACGATGACATTTCTTCATCAAGTGCCTACGAAAATGGAAGCTCTGCTGACGAATACAAAGATGAAATGAGAGATACTGTCGTGTTTGCCGCGGACGAGTCGACGGACGAAGATGATAAcctaccaccaccagactctagaaacaacaacattgGAACAAAGGCGAAGGAAATCGTAAGTGCCAATGTTGTGGGTTTGAAACCACCGAAATTGGGGACCTGGGAAACGGACAACAAACCATTCAGTATTATAGACGGTCTGTCTACAAAATCATTGCATTCATTGATTCAAGAGCACCAACAGTTACATGACCAAACGCAGAGAGGCCAAACCACGCCAAATTCACAAGATTCTAATTCTATTGGCAACGGCGAGGAAATGTCTTTGAACGAGCTACTGAATATGAGCGAGCtagatgatgatgagggCGAAAACTCTACTCCGTACCAATCAGCATTGATAGCAGACTGGTACAACAAGCCCAAAGTTCCACTTTCTGCATTCAGAAATAAAGGTGTAAGCTACGCTGATGATAGCGAATACATTTTACCATCGATCTCAACGCGGAAGGTCCCCATAGGTTACGTTGGTGTTGAAAAAACCAGGCGGAAGATCTCCAAGATGAAGGAGATGCAGAGGCAGAGGAACGagcagaagaggaagttgaagaaaaagaggaaactgcTAAAACTGAAAAGGGAAAGGGCACGTatggaaaaggaaaaggcGTTGCTAGGCGAGGTATCCCAGAACGATGCTCATTTGCTCAACAGTAACTCCGAACTGGCCGCAATCTCCGTTCCCGGAAGCAGCAACGAAAATACAGAAGGGTCGGTCCCATCCAATGGGGTCGACGATGCAGCTGCTACGGCTACCACTGCGAAAAGAGACTCTGTCCAGGGTGTTGGTATCGCGGAGATCACTGAACTGTTGAATAAAGACCACAGCGGTCTCTTGACCAGCCACGCTGACACTTTAAGTTTTGGTGACGGGCTCATGGTCCCTGCAGATGAAGATGCCATTATAGATGACGCCGATGCGGACATCTTAGCCTCGCTCACTGCGCCTGTCGACTTCGACGATCTCAACTCCAAGTCTTCAACATTGTGGAAACAACGGAGACATTCCATAGTGGAAGCTGCAAGTGAGAACATGAGATTTACCAAGAACGGCCTCTTCAGCGAATCAGCACTTGCCGACATCGAGGGGATTATTGGTGCGTCCGGTTCTACTTCAGGTACTTTCGAATTCAACGAAGTCCTGCAATGA
- the UCC1 gene encoding Ucc1p (similar to Saccharomyces cerevisiae YLR224W; ancestral locus Anc_8.433), with product MDCLPDEVLLRCLEFCDGSTGVRVICKRLCLLRNEAFRHRVLHIFPLSHPLWQSARMVELLAGYVRWLDPVRRESRLLLYRGVVGAGAGAGADTRFPEYICDSWEILFNVLTKPAPLYNTVGPFMVSNELLLDSSFVVPREEEKCMPLNVWIYLEDVRYVKLMTKIVTEVYSKSTNSTEVFFFAGYLDDWIRDPGIYCIKLGNLPKTFMRTASGSHVPLKIKSYFGYEDTAPVHDGKLKLLGFNFNPYPQFKPWLFFKISLEQERYIFNWWESNIGQELAELTKQVADTPDGTQALLGGR from the coding sequence ATGGATTGTTTACCCGACGAGGTGCTGTTGCGGTGTCTTGAATTTTGTGATGGGTCTACTGGGGTTCGTGTGATTTGCAAACGGCTCTGCTTGCTAAGAAACGAGGCATTCAGGCACAGAGTGCTGCATATCTTCCCTCTCAGTCACCCGCTGTGGCAGAGTGCGAGGATGGTCGAGTTGTTGGCTGGGTACGTTCGATGGCTGGACCCGGTGCGGAGGGAGTCGCGGCTGCTACTATACCGCGGAGTGGTAGGTGCTGGCGCTGGCGCTGGCGCTGACACAAGATTCCCAGAGTACATCTGTGATTCGTGGGAGATCCTATTCAACGTTCTAACTAAACCGGCTCCACTGTACAACACAGTGGGGCCCTTTATGGTTTCCAACGAGCTCTTACTGGATTCCTCGTTTGTTGTGCCTAgggaggaggagaaatGCATGCCGCTAAACGTGTGGATCTACTTAGAGGACGTCCGGTACGTCAAGCTAATGACCAAGATCGTCACAGAAGTGTACTCGAAGAGCACAAACTCAACAGAGgtgttcttcttcgcgGGATACTTGGATGACTGGATCAGGGACCCAGGTATCTACTGCATCAAACTGGGCAACCTGCCCAAAACGTTTATGAGAACCGCATCAGGATCACACGTCCCCTTGAAAATTAAGTCGTACTTTGGGTACGAGGATACAGCCCCAGTGCACGACGGGAAATTGAAGTTACTCGGGTTCAATTTCAACCCGTACCCGCAGTTCAAACCGtggttgttcttcaagatctcGCTGGAACAGGAACGGTACATTTTCAACTGGTGGGAATCCAACATCGGACAAGAGCTCGCGGAGTTAACTAAACAGGTAGCGGACACACCGGATGGGACACAGGCTCTGCTGGGGGGCCGCTAA
- the BUR2 gene encoding Bur2p (similar to Saccharomyces cerevisiae BUR2 (YLR226W); ancestral locus Anc_8.429), which produces MSLKHAELLMNSPKPSQSTVPEKAKQNFNARLFWPDIIRLPENQWTFTCKEIIDKLNASPDSGEMKKLMEKCLMYFYSLKKTLTLFDHTYTASSILLFRFWYIYGLPPNLMTCLNISQAILVTACKATENNRPLEAYVKATADFMFQVLPHLKAKYNMDKLKWEVRDKVVEYEKRVVCSFGFDLNIENPKGIIEEMFSGFYRFNRDYDLPDDFKACFPKILQESRSFIVQAITQPVSLLFDGPTFVILSLIYCGLQYKQMVDKDFRYPKNFFLDRFDVHVKAEDFQNYFTDYRVLEENFFDLKSNKGNKLLIGKDEIAAIIEETAPEVDTEEKEKEEFNYKYYNSIRSGKVQEQLLDHTELRVRELKDRIIEESKKRSSSRESGKTSPSGTSEPPQKRAKI; this is translated from the coding sequence ATGAGTTTGAAACACGCTGAGCTGTTGATGAATTCCCCGAAACCGTCACAAAGCACGGTCCCGGAAAAAGCGAAGCAGAACTTCAATGCCCGGTTGTTTTGGCCCGATATTATCAGACTGCCCGAGAACCAATGGACTTTCACTTGCAAGGAGATTATAGACAAGTTGAATGCAAGCCCGGACAGTGGAGAGATGAAAAAACTGATGGAAAAATGTCTGATGTATTTTTAcagtttgaagaagacaTTGACTCTGTTTGACCATACCTACACGGCATCGAGCATTCTGCTTTTCAGGTTTTGGTACATATACGGGCTCCCCCCCAACCTCATGACTTGTTTGAACATATCCCAGGCTATATTGGTTACTGCCTGTAAGGCAACTGAAAATAATAGACCACTTGAGGCCTACGTCAAGGCCACTGCAGATTTTATGTTCCAAGTGCTACCTCACTTGAAGGCCAAATATAACATGGACAAATTGAAATGGGAGGTGAGGGATAAAGTCGTTGAATACGAGAAGAGAGTGGTCTGCTCCTTTGGGTTTGACTTGAACATCGAGAACCCTAAGGGGATAATAGAGGAGATGTTCAGCGGATTCTATCGTTTCAACAGAGATTACGATCTGCCAGATGACTTCAAAGCTTGCTTCCCCAAAATTCTACAGGAGTCCAGGTCGTTCATTGTCCAGGCGATAACCCAGCCGGTGTCTCTGCTGTTTGATGGGCCCACTTTTGTGATCTTGTCCCTGATTTATTGCGGGTTACAGTACAAACAAATGGTGGACAAAGATTTCCGATATCCGAAGAACTTTTTCCTAGACAGATTTGATGTGCATGTCAAAGCAGAagactttcaaaattacTTCACCGATTACAGGGTTTTGGAGGAgaatttctttgatttgaaAAGCAACAAGGGGAATAAGCTCCTGATTGGCAAAGATGAAATTGCAGCAATCATTGAGGAAACAGCACCAGAGGTGGACacggaggagaaggagaaggaagaaTTTAACTATAAATATTACAACAGCATACGGTCGGGCAAGGTTCAAGAGCAGCTTCTCGACCACACAGAACTAAGAGTCAGGGAACTTAAGGACAGGATAATAGAGGAGAGCAAGAAGAGATCCAGTTCTAGAGAGTCTGGGAAAACATCGCCCTCGGGTACGAGCGAGCCACCGCAGAAGAGGGCTAAGATATAG
- the ECM22 gene encoding Ecm22p (similar to Saccharomyces cerevisiae UPC2 (YDR213W) and ECM22 (YLR228C); ancestral locus Anc_8.423) codes for MMFDSAELVDEHGKRVSKNSTGKRKFHNKSKNGCDNCKRRRVKCDEGKPFCQKCANMRLECVFTPPQPRRKKSKVSNTLKRDCEPSVAATTATTTIKVHDSESLENEPPEMAAQTPKPDIAAAENKIADNLRRLQQYQQLQQLQQQHAQLFSQINSSLGNNPATTAGISQHFFSLLGNPQSSTLNSTPASGTVNSTENFLLPPSFTNTPSGFTSMGSTDSANTAPLPTSNSNLQTLGMNTSNGMSNMASPTKLPSFNASNNTAFNSNKFNLKSLNLIPNLLSSNMSSLAAGLNMPLDLQDILGGMRGMVPNGASLPNGKSSRSAKANSAEEALANMQQQQEERVKNSEKNALAHDSDKFMIPMMKSELDAAADDTSSQQTPTHNASGVNSSISESPLGSASTTSTTNETIPRLVELSSQAKINLIDLKLFHHYCSVVWPTIIEAGISGPDVWKTYIPELAFDYPFLMHTILAFAATHLSRTEPGLESYVSSHRLEALKLLREAVLEISDENTDALVASSLILIMDSLANASNTGPDSATTSPGDVNASAWIFHVKGAVTILTAVWPLPETSRFSNLISLDLSDLSNVLSQENRTVSELVCFDESISDLYPVEIDSPYLITLAYLDQLHREKNQLDFLLRIFAFPALLDRTFLALLMTGDLGAMRIMRSYYKMLMGFTTEVKDKVWFLEGVSQVLPQDVDEYSGGGGMHMMLDFLGGGLPSMTTTNLSEFM; via the coding sequence ATGATGTTTGATTCCGCTGAGTTAGTCGATGAGCACGGTAAGAGGGTCTCCAAGAATTCTACTGGGAAAAGGAAGTTTCACAATAAATCGAAGAACGGTTGCGACAATTGTAAAAGACGGCGGGTGAAATGTGACGAGGGTAAACCGTTCTGTCAGAAATGTGCTAACATGAGGCTGGAGTGCGTGTTTACACCGCCGCAACcaaggaggaaaaaatccaaagtGTCCAATACATTGAAAAGAGATTGTGAACCATCAGTCGctgctactactgctactaccACCATTAAAGTCCACGATTCAGAAAGTCTTGAAAATGAACCTCCAGAAATGGCTGCGCAGACACCTAAACCTGATATTGCAGCTgcagaaaacaaaatagCGGATAACTTAAGAAGGTTACAGCAGTaccaacaacttcaacagctgcaacagcaacacgCACAATTGTTCTCACAGATCAACTCCTCTTTGGGCAACAACCCTGCTACGACGGCAGGCATCTCTCAACATTTTTTCAGTTTACTCGGGAACCCTCAGAGTTCGACCCTGAATTCGACACCTGCTTCAGGGACGGTAAACAGCACGGAGAACTTTTTGCTACCGCCTTCGTTCACAAACACGCCGTCTGGTTTCACAAGCATGGGATCGACGGATTCAGCTAACACAGCCCCACTGCCAACGAGCAACAGCAATTTGCAAACCTTAGGGATGAACACATCAAATGGCATGAGCAATATGGCTTCTCCCACGAAACTACCAAGCTTTAACGCTTCAAATAACACCGCATTCAATTCGAACAAATTCAATCTTAAATCTTTGAACTTGATACCGAACTTGCTTAGCTCCAATATGAGTTCGCTAGCCGCTGGCCTGAATATGCCTCTAGATTTACAGGATATCTTGGGCGGGATGAGGGGCATGGTACCGAATGGCGCTTCACTCCCCAATGGGAAGAGCAGCAGATCAGCGAAGGCAAACAGCGCAGAGGAGGCTCTTGCAAATatgcaacaacagcaagagGAAAGGGTGAAGAATAGCGAGAAAAATGCTCTAGCTCACGATTCGGACAAGTTTATGATCCCAATGATGAAAAGTGAACTcgatgctgctgctgacgACACGAGTTCACAACAGACGCCGACGCATAATGCTTCCGGTGTCAACAGCTCGATATCAGAAAGTCCACTTGGATCTGCATCCACAACCAGCACTACAAACGAAACTATCCCGAGACTGGTGGAACTGTCCAGCCAAGCTAAGATAAACTTGATAGATCTAAAGCTGTTCCATCATTACTGCTCAGTCGTATGGCCGACTATCATAGAGGCAGGTATCTCAGGGCCAGACGTCTGGAAAACATACATTCCAGAATTGGCATTTGATTACCCATTTTTAATGCACACAATACTAGCATTTGCGGCCACGCACTTGTCGAGGACTGAGCCGGGACTAGAGAGCTACGTGTCCTCCCATCGTCTTGAGGCCTTGAAACTCCTTAGGGAGGCGGTTCTGGAAATATCTGACGAAAACACAGACGCATTGGTTGCTTCTTCGTTGATCCTGATCATGGATTCTTTGGCGAATGCCTCTAACACTGGACCAGATTCGGCGACGACGAGTCCCGGAGACGTCAACGCTTCTGCTTGGATATTTCACGTCAAAGGTGCTGTTACGATTCTAACCGCGGTATGGCCACTACCAGAAACATCCAGATTTTCCAATCTGATATCCCTTGATTTGAGTGATCTTAGCAATGTGTTGAGCCAGGAAAACCGCACAGTCTCTGAATTAGTATGCTTCGATGAAAGCATATCAGATTTATACCCTGTTGAAATTGACTCACCTTACCTGATTACATTGGCATACTTGGATCAATTGCACCGCGAGAAGAATCAGCTCGATTTCTTACTAAGAATATTTGCGTTCCCTGCCTTATTGGACCGAACCTTCTTGGCCTTGCTCATGACCGGCGACTTGGGAGCAATGAGGATCATGAGATCGTACTATAAGATGCTAATGGGATTCACTACAGAGGTCAAGGATAAAGTATGGTTTTTAGAGGGCGTATCGCAAGTGTTGCCTCAAGACGTAGATGAATACagcggcggcggcggcaTGCATATGATGCTAGATTTCCTCGGCGGCGGATTACCTTCAATGACAACAACTAATCTCTCCGAGTTCATGTAA